The genomic interval CCTTGCATATATTTCTATGCACTGCTGGGGTAAGTCTTGATATAATAAGACCAACAGTTGATAGTTAATAAGAAGAATTGTAACCACCACACCTAACAAaaccaaaaatttaaaaacgcaCGGGCAACTATGTACCCATTGACGCTgtgtaacttaaaataaagaaataaaagttgatttgatatttaatacgtatttgtatatttcgtttaaattatctttcaataataattacctatttaaacaattaaaattaatagcaaTAGATTAATGATTTCAATGCGTTTGTGTTATTTTCAGCTTCAAGTAATTATACCATCAGGTATATTGACTCTGAACAATTTAAATGGAGCTTCAGCACCGATGAAGCCAGCAGATCGCAAATTTGAACATGTTTTCATGCAAATCAGTGGGGTGTTATTTACAGTTTCTGGGACGGCatcatcattttattatatatttaagtcatCTGACGACTTACTAAATTTTCTTACGATACATTCTTGTTTAGGTACAGACTTTatactattatgtatatataattcttttagtcatttgtttaagaaatttaattctttaattcAAGGTTTGGCAGCAATAGCTCCTGcaattttttgtgttttgctCGGATTATGTTTCTCTGGTTGCAGCAGGGAATCAAAGCCACCTAAAGAATATGGAAAACTCCGTCGATGTATATACACCGTACATAAATTATTTGGAATTTTGGTATTTTTACTATCTTCCGCATGTTTTATTAGTGGAATAATAAAAACTCCTTTCTTCAAATGGCTTCCGATAgacgaaatgttttatttcacgaTCATGTTCTGTGTTTTCTATAcacttgtaattatatataaaccattaaaagagttattttaatattattttcatttcgatAACCGTAAGCGGTCgttgatatatttgttttataatctttaaaaaaaaagtttatatgtcAACCTAATGTCAAATATTAACGATTCGAAGGTATAATATTGAGCCAAATCGTAAATAACAATGTTAAAAgcaattcaataaaatgttattgaattgtatttataagtttattcGTTAGGTAATATTGAAGATGCAGTAAATATTCGTAATGCCACTTAAAGAGGATAATAATAGCGGTGTAAAATCCAAAAGTTCGAACTTGCGGACACTACGCATACTTATTGTTGAACCGAGGGGCCGATACTGCCGCACGGTGTGGTGTGCCATCGGTGTCGGAATCGTGCATGTCTTGATTGGAGCGACAATCATGGTCATCTTAATATATTCTTTGCTTGAAAAAGACTATCATGCGATTCTGTGTTCAGCTGCGgtgagttttattatttttaatttatataaaacagattTATGATATACTAACGATCCGCCGTTCGTACATGTGTAATATTGATACTAATTATTctagagaatttgtttatttacaccatcacattagaaacatcggaaattatcagtatttatttactataatgcCCATGTTTCGTACACAAAAAACTTCGtctcgttattaaaaaaaaaaacagtatcaaaatccgttgcttacgcaataaaatttttggaaaTCTAAGCATACCCAGGGtaagacagtggtaagcgactttgttttcattacatagtataaaacaacgtcgctcagtcgttttttttaatagaaaggtCGAacaaggtttatatgtataatacttgTAGAACATAGTAGAGAAAGACTAACAGTAggcgtgcgaaaccggggcctGTCGCTAGTATACTatgattttttgttataattcttGAATTGCTGTAATGGAAATTAGTAGTGAAGTTATCCAATGTCAGCttatacatttcaaaaatatatattaaatatatgtgtatagaacgagattctttagtatattatgtgtaaataaacattctctagtgtcaaattaatttatacgaaaaaatgtttatgagtACTTATATTACTGTGTAAAAGAAAAGTATAAAGAGAATAATAGATCCAAGAGTTACATTTACACTACAATATCCCCATTAAATGAAACACATCTAAATGTTCTAGCTTCCAAGCTCGTCTAAATAACGAAAAAGGAATAGGTTTAAGTAGGTACTCGTAATTTACTCCATTTACTCTGTTCGCAGTACCATTTCTTTTCAGCTGAAGCTATATTAAGTCTAAACTATGCAAATGGATGGTCCGCGCCAATGAGGTTAAGACATAGAAGACTTTCACACATGTATTTGCAAATATGTGCAATGATTTGCGCTATTTCTGGAACTGCATTGATACTTGTATCTAAAGGCTTATCTGGAAGTGTACACGGAGTTACTGGTATGTATTACTACATTTTTATGCTTATGTTTGATGTCAACTCATGTTTAAAATGGGACGATTGCAAAGAAAAGAATTAAactttgcttggtggtagggctttgtgcaagcccgtctgggtcatccaccacccactcatcagttattatatcgaagggtgagtgagccagtgtaactacaggcacaagggacataacttcttagttcccaaggttggtggcacattgacgatgtaaggaatagttaatatttcttacagattaattgtctatgggtgatggtgaccacttaccatcaggtggcccatacgctcgtccgcgaACCTTAACCATAAAAAAGCGACTTTAAACTAAAAGAGTGATGAGCATGATCGTAGAGGGAGAGAGCGGAAGGCCTGGCTTAAGATGTGTGAGGATTAGAGAAAAAGGGATGAGAATGATGAGTTGACGAATAATAGTGGAGAATGGAAGGTAAAGACTGTGCCGACCCAGGGGTCTATACAGTCTTCACttctttacttttctttttattcctggcaagaaaaataaaaaagcgatTCCAAAAATTTACCTCCATCAGTctgattctacctagaagaaccgacaagaaactcaatagttactctttttcaacatttaaaaatatgtcttgaactattgtaatgaaataaaccAGTTCTACTGACATGAACAAGAAATtccttaaaatgaaataagtgatttttgtagatatatattttattatttaaattgggTTCCGAGAACAATTATACTTGATACATgaccattaaattttaattcattaatggTCTCAGTATTAATAGATACAATAGATTtcttataaatagatttaatatcaaataatattgattacgtGTACTCGTCCGTAATTATGAAATACTTGGCAACCATGGCTAGTAGAGAGATCGAATCAGGAATTCTAATATTGTCAGCTCGTGATGTAACGTAATGCGGAAATTTAGTGGAGATCGGATTCCGCTGATAGCTAGTATTAgtaaaattgataataattttgcaGACTAATGATAAGCTAtgatataattgaattatttttatgctattggttcgcggacgagcatatgggccatcttgGGATTGGGAAATAagatcacccttcaaaccaaataccaagtattgttggttggcggtagaatatctgatgagtaggtggtacctacccatacggGCTTGAACAAACTCTTACAACAAAGTAAAAATAGAGTACATTGAGTTATTTGTTACTAGCTAATAACAGGATGAAAAATAAAGCATTATTCCGTAAATGTTCCATTTCTGGACAAAGGCCACTTTTGTCTCAAAGTGATGAGGTGTTACTTTTACCTCTTTGAATTGCGTTCGTGTTCTATTACGTTTAATTAAACAACGCTTCAACCGATATTCTTTCGCATTTCCACTATCGGTattctttcatttatttttaattaagtttttatttaatttgagatTTCCACAAGAAATATTTGCGTCCGTGAAACTGTCCCATTGATACgtcattattaaattcaaatttaatttaaacggaACAATGGAAACGTGGGCCACTACTTAAAGCTTAATATATACCTTATATATTGTGGTTTCAGCACAGAAATTCAGACTGCTATTTCTGTGTATAAAAACCCccattaatgatatataaaaatatctgatACCTTAAACAAAAGCCTAATTACTGCACGCgtttctaattataaattacatttatatatttatatattgcattTTATGGGTTGGTCGTCAGATGCCTTGAAGTTGAAGCTTACTTCATAtctaatatcatcaaattcgattttgTGGTTTgggaaagagcaacagataggCAGACAGACATAGAATGACTctcatttgtaataatagtgTAGCTTAATGACTTCCATACAATTTCTCAAATATTTGGTatctacattataaattaagtcTGCTAAGTTAAATAGTCGCCTGAGTAAGTGATTACAAATCATAAACTACCATGCAGTAATgcgtagtattgttgtgatccagTTTAAGGAGTGAGTACGCCAGAGTAACTACATTTTCAGGGGCATAATATCTCAGTCCCAAGATTAGTGGCTCATTGCTGATTtcggaaattattattatttcttaaagaaCCAAAGACTAAGCCGTGGTGACCATTAGATGACTAATTAAACTGTACGCTTATCTTTAAATATGTAGTTTacctttaaaataactaaaaatatttcacaaacttTGCTTGCCTGCAATGCAGTCAATTTATGTAAGATCTGATACGAATGTCGTCTCCAAAGTGCCTTCTTtaacttacaaatattattacataaactaCTTACCGTAATGGACGTTGTTTCGTATTCGGTGAAACGATTTTCAATATCTGATGTATCAAATAATTCATGAAATTTTTAATCTGCTAATGACCAATACCTGACTCTTAAAGGATGTCTTAGTTGACCAATTGGCTGCCGTACCATTGTAACTTTCTAAACGACTTAATCTCTCAAGTTATATTTGAAAAGGCCCTTAGTCTCATTGTACTTAATTCGAGTTTGTTGATTAAGGTAAGGCACCCAGTCCATAAATGCCTAACTGCTCTGCAAAGACCTCTTCACCTGCTTacatgtgttattattatttattattatattattattcgcgatgaattataaatgttcACCACTGGCTAAAAACATCGGAATAGGTTATTTgacaatatgaaaaataaattgtgaattattgtaatcagtgtatattatgagtttaaaaatggttatttactaacgaaagttgaaaataatacttaatttattcaaaaatccataaatgaaaatgcaaattttcaaacgtttgtcacgtgatacaaaacgctcctgattggccgggcttatgatgaagtcactttcttgtaaactttgcttttctac from Vanessa cardui chromosome 15, ilVanCard2.1, whole genome shotgun sequence carries:
- the LOC124535891 gene encoding uncharacterized protein LOC124535891; the protein is MVKCDFDCAHEEIAPDVLEFVGPVKIVLVDQSKRAYTWKTCYAAMILMAQMLLAITTITVMLFSLSYKKSKCFLALHIFLCTAGLQVIIPSGILTLNNLNGASAPMKPADRKFEHVFMQISGVLFTVSGTASSFYYIFKSSDDLLNFLTIHSCLGLAAIAPAIFCVLLGLCFSGCSRESKPPKEYGKLRRCIYTVHKLFGILVFLLSSACFISGIIKTPFFKWLPIDEMFYFTIMFCVFYTLVIIYKPLK
- the LOC124535892 gene encoding uncharacterized protein LOC124535892, whose amino-acid sequence is MPLKEDNNSGVKSKSSNLRTLRILIVEPRGRYCRTVWCAIGVGIVHVLIGATIMVILIYSLLEKDYHAILCSAAYHFFSAEAILSLNYANGWSAPMRLRHRRLSHMYLQICAMICAISGTALILVSKGLSGSVHGVTGIITLIFAGITFLLGPFAMIRGRNVRLLHTSFGLPTFISSTICLCSGLFTSEFTAWAHVTTSIILIGFIVFYASFMNT